The following coding sequences lie in one Carassius gibelio isolate Cgi1373 ecotype wild population from Czech Republic chromosome A17, carGib1.2-hapl.c, whole genome shotgun sequence genomic window:
- the LOC127933313 gene encoding zinc finger MYM-type protein 4 isoform X5 — protein MSQALGKRPPATGKQPRSESQIKSDKKRSRTRVNIGTAFNRWRQLMDLKEMRFDSELATFLLDCQHSVSGSGQMDQSSELEIKTSADQGESSSGQTVDDELDGLPVFGTDEDDWEIDSSFAQKALEQMERDSDDKNESQDGVPTSGADAENSSSINGSSEMDEERAKVSEDTPVTPLSDTIIDIQDVQSELRIESSRSDANPELPSECAGREKSYSPVISIKDEPIDDEYDKALMPQSDMSSVKQELDSSESNENEASSASDELRISSVFSVSGNSSDTVSSASMAPSHASSFSVMSQNAAPLRGTTILLPAQSQTPVQFRLQPKTQMYPQIPTRSRMQPPMMPQTHLQPPPQPPQIHAPPPTVRICCSGCSKVLQKGQTAFQRKGSNQLFCSTVCLTSFSLPSVQFTPIVAPKKTCHLCLKVIVNLKDLITIPVGSMNTLKEFCSQACLSIYKNRYEDATPDLYTQCGVCKLVKEIQHEVTHLGAVHKLCSDECFARFRSSRNLYMSYCENCGNCTASGNYHLVQIEDSIKKFCCTECISNYKQKSGKRLHCPYCQDIKDIEQMMEGTNIQGVTEFFCSQRCVALSQASPSLTGKYLKCTSFPCTTCKKLAVPQYHLAISDGSIRNFCSLDCVGKFQEKLNASVPHNQMNGNSQGPPPQSAAPPRPTTDHLQPTQTSSSVPGPNHNPPPPFVPPSIQNPVPTYVPAPAVVNSQDAQQQWPIKPPSSSDTVRLTCKQCQNQFSSKPEVFQFKGHAGLFCSRACCDTYKRESSVKALCEYCKIEKVVKDIITYEKQPRSFCCEGCKLLFKHDLAKRHGGQCRVCAYCQNMTHKTIQNFFGGKLEEFCTEECMSLYTVLFYEMAKCHGCKNQGSLKESLVWDGTTRHFCNLSCLLQFCSKCITPHQPASNGAVSNTTTVQAPLSLSKEMPVIGGVVSLASTLPGNTALTGALPTSNASSKNIGEASTQTDAAVSAIPYRRTLKNKALMCRPITEEQGVQCQPEPPLPPNLCQTVIDENGERVKLVPVPVPIPMPVYIPVPMHLYTQYTPFPLGLPLPVPVPMVIPGSQDSPEQKDTKCSLPAQSSVEDDDVEKGKDKPASHDQGSTYSGDLESEARSTPFSLADTEDPGVNVKPPVPSTELEEPVAARTPSLSSEQPDLENDFPRSSADPGSAKENRLVLTLKRRKRGRDSHPPRKRGRKRSGTDTPGGVWLSSSSSKLNQMYGVEAWASWVRMNAGQSEQEQQSQGSLTMKEDLLQCTSADLSYGLCRFIKEVRRPNGEPYEPDSIYYLCLGIQQRLLENERLENIFTDSLYSQFISDITTLLKDWGYMLPPGGYVHSRVEEEYLWECKQLGALSPIVLLNTLLFFGAKLLKLKTVEEHRRLAFSNVSHCSKTTKNGMTAYLRFRLPGKEEEKDKKSTSW, from the exons CCAGCACTCTGTTAGCGGATCTGGCCAGATGGACCAGTCATCGG AGCTTGAAATCAAAACATCTGCTGATCAGGGTGAGAGCAGCAGTGGTCAGACAGTGGATGATGAGCTCGATGGACTTCCAGTCTTTGGAACAGATGAAGATGATTGGGAAATAGACAGTAGCTTTGCTCAGAAAGCTTTGGAACAGATGGAAAGGGACAGCGATGATAAAAACGAAAGTCAAGATGGAGTGCCAACTAGCGGTGCAGATGCAG AGAACAGCTCATCTATCAATGGCTCTTCAGAAATGGATGAGGAAAGAGCGAAGGTTTCTGAGGACACCCCCGTGACCCCTTTATCAGACACTATTAtag ATATCCAAGACGTACAGTCTGAACTTAGAATTGAGTCATCGCGAAGTGATGCTAAT CCGGAGCTCCCTTCTGAATGCGCAGGCAGAGAAAAAAGTTACTCACCTGTAATAAGTATTAAGGATGAGCCTATTGATGATGAATATGATAAAGCTTTAATGCCCCAGTCCGACATGAGCAGTGTTAAACAGGAGCTTGACAGTTCTGAAAGTAATGAGAATGAG GCCTCCTCTGCATCAGATGAATTGAGGATTAGCTCTGTTTTCTCTGTCAGCGGAAACAGCAGTGATACAGTTTCTTCTG CATCTATGGCCCCCTCCCATGCATCTTCATTTTCAGTAATGTCCCAGAATGCTGCTCCACTCAGAGGAACTACTATACTTCTGCCAGCCCAATCCCAAACTCCGGTTCAGTTCCGGCTGCAACCCAAGACCCAGATGTATCCTCAGATCCCCACTCGCTCCCGAATGCAGCCGCCCATGATGCCCCAAACTCACCTACAGCCTCCTCCACAGCCACCCCAGATCCATGCCCCTCCACCCACAGTGAGGATCTGCTGCTCAGGCTGTTCCAAAGTCCTCCAGAAAGGTCAAACTGCATTCCAGCGAAAAGGCTCCAACCAGCTGTTTTGCTCCACTGTGTGTCTAACTAGTTTCAGTTTACCATCAGTTCAGTTTACCCCCATCGTTGCCCCTAAGAAAACCTGCCACCTCTGCCTTAA GGTCATTGTCAATTTAAAGGACTTGATAACAATCCCCGTGGGCTCTATGAACACACTAAAGGAGTTCTGCAGCCAAGCTTGTCTTAGTATTTATAAAAACAGATATGAAGATGCAACTCCAGATCTATATACACAATGCGGCGTGTGTAAGTTGGTGAAAGAG ATTCAGCATGAAGTGACTCATCTGGGTGCTGTGCACAAGCTGTGCAGCGATGAATGCTTTGCACGCTTCAGATCCTCCAGAAACCTCTACATGAGCTACTGCGAGAACTGTGGCAACTGTACGGCCTCAGGAAACTATCACCTGGTTCAGATAGAAGATAGTATTAAAAAGTTCTGCTGCACCGAATGCATCTCTAATTACAAACAG AAAAGTGGCAAGAGGCTTCACTGTCCCTACTGCCAAGATATCAAAGATATTGAACAAATGATGGAAGGGACAAACATACAGGGTGTCACAGAATTCTTCTGCTCTCAAAGATGTGTGGCCCTGAGTCAAGCATCTCCCAGTTTGACAggtaaatatttgaaat GCACCTCTTTCCCATGCACAACTTGCAAGAAGTTAGCCGTTCCACAGTATCACCTTGCCATTTCTGATGGGTCCATCAGGAACTTCTGCTCATTAGACTGTGTGGGCAAATTCCAG gaGAAACTGAATGCATCTGTACCTCATAACCAGATGAATGGAAACTCACAAGGACCTCCGCCTCAAAGCGCTGCACCACCTCGACCCACCACCGACCATCTCCAGCCCACTCAAACTTCATCCAGTGTTCCTGGCCCAAACCACAACCCTCCCCCACCTTTCGTACCACCATCCATTCAAAATCCAGTTCCAACTTATGTGCCAGCTCCTGCTGTGGTTAACTCGCAAGACGCCCAGCAGCAATGGCCAATCAAGCCTCCCTCATCATCTGACACAGTACGGCTGACGTGCAAACAGTGCCAGAATCAGTTCAGCTCAAAGCCTGAGGTTTTCCAGTTCAAG GGTCACGCAGGGTTGTTCTGTTCTCGAGCGTGTTGCGACACATACAAGAGGGAAAGCAGCGTGAAAGCTTTGTGCGAGTACTGCAAAATAGAAAAAGTGGTCAAAGATATCATCACATACGAAAAGCAGCCGAGATCTTTCTGTTGTGAAG GCTGTAAACTGCTTTTCAAGCATGACCTTGCCAAACGACATGGAGGTCAATGCAGGGTTTGTGCCTACTGTCAAAACATGACCCACAAAACCATTCAGAACTTCTTTGGGGGCAAACTTGAGGAGTTTTGCACAGAGGAGTGCATGTCTCTTTACACCGTTCTCTTTTATGAG ATGGCCAAGTGTCATGGCTGTAAGAATCAGGGCTCATTAAAGGAAAGCCTCGTCTGGGATGGAACAACAAGACACTTCTGTAACTTGTCCTGTTTGCTGCAGTTCTGTTCAAAGTGCATTACCCCTCATCAGCCAGCAAGCAATG GTGCTGTGTCTAACACCACTACAGTTCAAGCTCCATTATCTCTGTCGAAAGAAATGCCTGTAATTGGTGGTGTGGTGTCACTGGCCTCCACATTACCGGGAAATACTGCTCTTACAG GAGCTCTGCCTACCTCCAATGCCAGCTCAAAAAACATTGGGGAA GCCAGCACACAAACCGATGCTGCAGTGTCTGCTATTCCATATCGAAGAACGTTGAAGAACAAAGCTCTCATGTGCAGACCGATTACTGAAGAGCAGGGCGTCCAGTGTCAGCCAGAGCCTCCACTACCTCCAAATCTGTGCCAAACAG TGATTGATGAAAATGGAGAGAGAGTGAAGCTGGTCCCAGTGCCGGTGCCCATTCCGATGCCAGTTTACATCCCAGTACCAATGCATCTATACACCCAGTACACACCCTTTCCACTGGGCCTACCTCTACCG GTGCCTGTTCCCATGGTCATCCCTGGATCTCAAGACTCCCCCGAACAGAAAGACACTAAATGTAGCCTGCCTGCTCAGAGCTCAGTGGAAGACGACGATGTGGAGAAGGGAAAAGACAAGCCTGCGTCACACG ACCAGGGCAGCACTTACAGTGGTGATTTGGAGTCAGAGGCCAGATCAACACCCTTCAGCTTGGCAGATACTGAGGATCCTGGAGTCAACGTGAAGCCACCGGTGCCATCGACCGAACTAGAGGAGCCGGTAGCCGCTCGGACCCCGTCTTTGTCGTCAGAGCAGCCAGATCTGGAAAATGATTTTCCTCGCT CATCAGCTGACCCTGGATCAGCTAAAGAGAACAGACTGGTATTGACACTGAAGAGACGTAAGAGGGGCAGAGACAGCCACCCTCCCAGGAAAAGG GGTCGTAAGCGATCTGGCACCGATACACCGGGAGGTGTTTGGCTTAGTTCCTCCAGCTCAAAGCTCAACCAAATGTACGGAGTGGAAGCCTGGGCCAGCTGGGTGCGAATGAACGCGGGACAGAGCGAACAGGAGCAGCAGTCCC AAGGCTCCTTGACTATGAAGGAAGATTTGTTGCAGTGCACTTCTGCGGATCTCAGTTATGGTCTTTGCCGTTTCATCAAGGAAGTCCGCAGGCCGAACGGCGAGCCTTATGAACCTGATAGCATCTACTACCTGTGTCTAGGCATTCAGCAG cgtCTGCTTGAAAATGAGCGTCTTGAAAATATCTTCACGGACTCGCTCTATAGTCAGTTCATCAGTGACATCACCACACTGCTGAAGGACTGGGGATATATGTTGCCTCCTGGAG GATATGTACACTCACGGGTCGAGGAGGAGTACCTTTGGGAATGCAAGCAGCTGGGCGCTCTGTCTCCCATTGTTCTGCTCAACACGCTGCTGTTTTTTGGAGCCAAGCTGCTCAAACTCAAAACGGTTGAAGAGCATCGACGCCTTGCATTCTCCAATGTCTCCCACTGCTCAAAGACCACCAAAAACGGCATGACCGCTTATCTTCGCTTCAGACTACCTGGCAAGGAAGAAGAAAAGGACAAAAA AAGCACCAGCTGGTAA
- the LOC127933313 gene encoding zinc finger MYM-type protein 4 isoform X3 produces the protein MDQSSELEIKTSADQGESSSGQTVDDELDGLPVFGTDEDDWEIDSSFAQKALEQMERDSDDKNESQDGVPTSGADAENSSSINGSSEMDEERAKVSEDTPVTPLSDTIIDIQDVQSELRIESSRSDANPELPSECAGREKSYSPVISIKDEPIDDEYDKALMPQSDMSSVKQELDSSESNENEASSASDELRISSVFSVSGNSSDTVSSASMAPSHASSFSVMSQNAAPLRGTTILLPAQSQTPVQFRLQPKTQMYPQIPTRSRMQPPMMPQTHLQPPPQPPQIHAPPPTVRICCSGCSKVLQKGQTAFQRKGSNQLFCSTVCLTSFSLPSVQFTPIVAPKKTCHLCLKVIVNLKDLITIPVGSMNTLKEFCSQACLSIYKNRYEDATPDLYTQCGVCKLVKEIQHEVTHLGAVHKLCSDECFARFRSSRNLYMSYCENCGNCTASGNYHLVQIEDSIKKFCCTECISNYKQKSGKRLHCPYCQDIKDIEQMMEGTNIQGVTEFFCSQRCVALSQASPSLTGKYLKCTSFPCTTCKKLAVPQYHLAISDGSIRNFCSLDCVGKFQEKLNASVPHNQMNGNSQGPPPQSAAPPRPTTDHLQPTQTSSSVPGPNHNPPPPFVPPSIQNPVPTYVPAPAVVNSQDAQQQWPIKPPSSSDTVRLTCKQCQNQFSSKPEVFQFKGHAGLFCSRACCDTYKRESSVKALCEYCKIEKVVKDIITYEKQPRSFCCEGCKLLFKHDLAKRHGGQCRVCAYCQNMTHKTIQNFFGGKLEEFCTEECMSLYTVLFYEMAKCHGCKNQGSLKESLVWDGTTRHFCNLSCLLQFCSKCITPHQPASNGAVSNTTTVQAPLSLSKEMPVIGGVVSLASTLPGNTALTGALPTSNASSKNIGEASTQTDAAVSAIPYRRTLKNKALMCRPITEEQGVQCQPEPPLPPNLCQTVIDENGERVKLVPVPVPIPMPVYIPVPMHLYTQYTPFPLGLPLPVPVPMVIPGSQDSPEQKDTKCSLPAQSSVEDDDVEKGKDKPASHDQGSTYSGDLESEARSTPFSLADTEDPGVNVKPPVPSTELEEPVAARTPSLSSEQPDLENDFPRSSADPGSAKENRLVLTLKRRKRGRDSHPPRKRGRKRSGTDTPGGVWLSSSSSKLNQMYGVEAWASWVRMNAGQSEQEQQSQGSLTMKEDLLQCTSADLSYGLCRFIKEVRRPNGEPYEPDSIYYLCLGIQQRLLENERLENIFTDSLYSQFISDITTLLKDWGYMLPPGGYVHSRVEEEYLWECKQLGALSPIVLLNTLLFFGAKLLKLKTVEEHRRLAFSNVSHCSKTTKNGMTAYLRFRLPGKEEEKDKKAPAGKRRREEEKVEEEILEMPENVENPLRCPVRLYEFYLSKCSDSVKQRPDLFYLQPEASCHPSSPVWYSAQPLDRIMMESMLTRILAIRDIHLDSKHQQKDLDSSDEESS, from the exons ATGGACCAGTCATCGG AGCTTGAAATCAAAACATCTGCTGATCAGGGTGAGAGCAGCAGTGGTCAGACAGTGGATGATGAGCTCGATGGACTTCCAGTCTTTGGAACAGATGAAGATGATTGGGAAATAGACAGTAGCTTTGCTCAGAAAGCTTTGGAACAGATGGAAAGGGACAGCGATGATAAAAACGAAAGTCAAGATGGAGTGCCAACTAGCGGTGCAGATGCAG AGAACAGCTCATCTATCAATGGCTCTTCAGAAATGGATGAGGAAAGAGCGAAGGTTTCTGAGGACACCCCCGTGACCCCTTTATCAGACACTATTAtag ATATCCAAGACGTACAGTCTGAACTTAGAATTGAGTCATCGCGAAGTGATGCTAAT CCGGAGCTCCCTTCTGAATGCGCAGGCAGAGAAAAAAGTTACTCACCTGTAATAAGTATTAAGGATGAGCCTATTGATGATGAATATGATAAAGCTTTAATGCCCCAGTCCGACATGAGCAGTGTTAAACAGGAGCTTGACAGTTCTGAAAGTAATGAGAATGAG GCCTCCTCTGCATCAGATGAATTGAGGATTAGCTCTGTTTTCTCTGTCAGCGGAAACAGCAGTGATACAGTTTCTTCTG CATCTATGGCCCCCTCCCATGCATCTTCATTTTCAGTAATGTCCCAGAATGCTGCTCCACTCAGAGGAACTACTATACTTCTGCCAGCCCAATCCCAAACTCCGGTTCAGTTCCGGCTGCAACCCAAGACCCAGATGTATCCTCAGATCCCCACTCGCTCCCGAATGCAGCCGCCCATGATGCCCCAAACTCACCTACAGCCTCCTCCACAGCCACCCCAGATCCATGCCCCTCCACCCACAGTGAGGATCTGCTGCTCAGGCTGTTCCAAAGTCCTCCAGAAAGGTCAAACTGCATTCCAGCGAAAAGGCTCCAACCAGCTGTTTTGCTCCACTGTGTGTCTAACTAGTTTCAGTTTACCATCAGTTCAGTTTACCCCCATCGTTGCCCCTAAGAAAACCTGCCACCTCTGCCTTAA GGTCATTGTCAATTTAAAGGACTTGATAACAATCCCCGTGGGCTCTATGAACACACTAAAGGAGTTCTGCAGCCAAGCTTGTCTTAGTATTTATAAAAACAGATATGAAGATGCAACTCCAGATCTATATACACAATGCGGCGTGTGTAAGTTGGTGAAAGAG ATTCAGCATGAAGTGACTCATCTGGGTGCTGTGCACAAGCTGTGCAGCGATGAATGCTTTGCACGCTTCAGATCCTCCAGAAACCTCTACATGAGCTACTGCGAGAACTGTGGCAACTGTACGGCCTCAGGAAACTATCACCTGGTTCAGATAGAAGATAGTATTAAAAAGTTCTGCTGCACCGAATGCATCTCTAATTACAAACAG AAAAGTGGCAAGAGGCTTCACTGTCCCTACTGCCAAGATATCAAAGATATTGAACAAATGATGGAAGGGACAAACATACAGGGTGTCACAGAATTCTTCTGCTCTCAAAGATGTGTGGCCCTGAGTCAAGCATCTCCCAGTTTGACAggtaaatatttgaaat GCACCTCTTTCCCATGCACAACTTGCAAGAAGTTAGCCGTTCCACAGTATCACCTTGCCATTTCTGATGGGTCCATCAGGAACTTCTGCTCATTAGACTGTGTGGGCAAATTCCAG gaGAAACTGAATGCATCTGTACCTCATAACCAGATGAATGGAAACTCACAAGGACCTCCGCCTCAAAGCGCTGCACCACCTCGACCCACCACCGACCATCTCCAGCCCACTCAAACTTCATCCAGTGTTCCTGGCCCAAACCACAACCCTCCCCCACCTTTCGTACCACCATCCATTCAAAATCCAGTTCCAACTTATGTGCCAGCTCCTGCTGTGGTTAACTCGCAAGACGCCCAGCAGCAATGGCCAATCAAGCCTCCCTCATCATCTGACACAGTACGGCTGACGTGCAAACAGTGCCAGAATCAGTTCAGCTCAAAGCCTGAGGTTTTCCAGTTCAAG GGTCACGCAGGGTTGTTCTGTTCTCGAGCGTGTTGCGACACATACAAGAGGGAAAGCAGCGTGAAAGCTTTGTGCGAGTACTGCAAAATAGAAAAAGTGGTCAAAGATATCATCACATACGAAAAGCAGCCGAGATCTTTCTGTTGTGAAG GCTGTAAACTGCTTTTCAAGCATGACCTTGCCAAACGACATGGAGGTCAATGCAGGGTTTGTGCCTACTGTCAAAACATGACCCACAAAACCATTCAGAACTTCTTTGGGGGCAAACTTGAGGAGTTTTGCACAGAGGAGTGCATGTCTCTTTACACCGTTCTCTTTTATGAG ATGGCCAAGTGTCATGGCTGTAAGAATCAGGGCTCATTAAAGGAAAGCCTCGTCTGGGATGGAACAACAAGACACTTCTGTAACTTGTCCTGTTTGCTGCAGTTCTGTTCAAAGTGCATTACCCCTCATCAGCCAGCAAGCAATG GTGCTGTGTCTAACACCACTACAGTTCAAGCTCCATTATCTCTGTCGAAAGAAATGCCTGTAATTGGTGGTGTGGTGTCACTGGCCTCCACATTACCGGGAAATACTGCTCTTACAG GAGCTCTGCCTACCTCCAATGCCAGCTCAAAAAACATTGGGGAA GCCAGCACACAAACCGATGCTGCAGTGTCTGCTATTCCATATCGAAGAACGTTGAAGAACAAAGCTCTCATGTGCAGACCGATTACTGAAGAGCAGGGCGTCCAGTGTCAGCCAGAGCCTCCACTACCTCCAAATCTGTGCCAAACAG TGATTGATGAAAATGGAGAGAGAGTGAAGCTGGTCCCAGTGCCGGTGCCCATTCCGATGCCAGTTTACATCCCAGTACCAATGCATCTATACACCCAGTACACACCCTTTCCACTGGGCCTACCTCTACCG GTGCCTGTTCCCATGGTCATCCCTGGATCTCAAGACTCCCCCGAACAGAAAGACACTAAATGTAGCCTGCCTGCTCAGAGCTCAGTGGAAGACGACGATGTGGAGAAGGGAAAAGACAAGCCTGCGTCACACG ACCAGGGCAGCACTTACAGTGGTGATTTGGAGTCAGAGGCCAGATCAACACCCTTCAGCTTGGCAGATACTGAGGATCCTGGAGTCAACGTGAAGCCACCGGTGCCATCGACCGAACTAGAGGAGCCGGTAGCCGCTCGGACCCCGTCTTTGTCGTCAGAGCAGCCAGATCTGGAAAATGATTTTCCTCGCT CATCAGCTGACCCTGGATCAGCTAAAGAGAACAGACTGGTATTGACACTGAAGAGACGTAAGAGGGGCAGAGACAGCCACCCTCCCAGGAAAAGG GGTCGTAAGCGATCTGGCACCGATACACCGGGAGGTGTTTGGCTTAGTTCCTCCAGCTCAAAGCTCAACCAAATGTACGGAGTGGAAGCCTGGGCCAGCTGGGTGCGAATGAACGCGGGACAGAGCGAACAGGAGCAGCAGTCCC AAGGCTCCTTGACTATGAAGGAAGATTTGTTGCAGTGCACTTCTGCGGATCTCAGTTATGGTCTTTGCCGTTTCATCAAGGAAGTCCGCAGGCCGAACGGCGAGCCTTATGAACCTGATAGCATCTACTACCTGTGTCTAGGCATTCAGCAG cgtCTGCTTGAAAATGAGCGTCTTGAAAATATCTTCACGGACTCGCTCTATAGTCAGTTCATCAGTGACATCACCACACTGCTGAAGGACTGGGGATATATGTTGCCTCCTGGAG GATATGTACACTCACGGGTCGAGGAGGAGTACCTTTGGGAATGCAAGCAGCTGGGCGCTCTGTCTCCCATTGTTCTGCTCAACACGCTGCTGTTTTTTGGAGCCAAGCTGCTCAAACTCAAAACGGTTGAAGAGCATCGACGCCTTGCATTCTCCAATGTCTCCCACTGCTCAAAGACCACCAAAAACGGCATGACCGCTTATCTTCGCTTCAGACTACCTGGCAAGGAAGAAGAAAAGGACAAAAAAG CACCAGCTGGTAAAAggaggagagaggaagagaaggtGGAAGAGGAGATTTTGGAGATGCCTGAAAATGTGGAGAACCCCTTACGCTGTCCTGTCAGACTCTACGAGTTCTATCTCTCAAAATG CTCAGACTCTGTGAAGCAGCGTCCAGATCTTTTCTACCTGCAGCCCGAGGCCTCCTGCCACCCCAGCAGCCCTGTGTGGTACTCAGCCCAGCCACTGGATCGCATCATGATGGAGAGCATGCTCACACGGATCCTAGCTATACGGGACATTCACCTGGACTCTAAACATCAGCAAAAGGACCTGGACTCATCAGATGAAGAAAGCTCTTAA